A window from Candidatus Methylomirabilota bacterium encodes these proteins:
- the ftsW gene encoding putative lipid II flippase FtsW: MPRKLTPDLPLFGVVVSLVCVGVVMVYSASAIVAADRFHDPFFFLKKQLFWAMLGLAVLWAGMLLDYRRLEPLVTPLLVVSFALLVLVLVPPFGQSINGTRRWFHVGPVSFQPVELAKFSLVLYLAAFLTRRQESVARFTEGLLPVLLVAGGMAALTLLQPDLGNSLALIILTLALAYLAGARVHHMALIAAAALPVVIALIAMKPYRWRRMVAFMDPWDDPRGIGFQIIQSFLALGSGGWLGVGLGDSKQKLFYLPEPYTDFIFSIIGEELGLVGTTAILTLFALLIWRGLRVGLRAPDAFGAYLALGLTIMLATQTLVNIGVVTGALPTKGLPLPFISFGGSALLMTMFSAGVLLNISQHGTGDRELYSRRSA, encoded by the coding sequence ATGCCCCGCAAGCTCACGCCCGACCTGCCGCTCTTCGGGGTGGTGGTGTCGCTGGTGTGCGTCGGCGTGGTGATGGTCTACTCGGCCAGCGCCATCGTGGCCGCCGACCGTTTCCACGACCCGTTCTTCTTCCTCAAGAAGCAGCTGTTCTGGGCGATGCTGGGGCTCGCGGTGCTGTGGGCCGGCATGCTGCTCGACTACCGGCGCCTGGAGCCGCTGGTCACCCCGCTCCTCGTGGTGTCGTTCGCGCTGCTGGTGCTGGTGCTGGTGCCGCCGTTCGGGCAGTCCATCAACGGCACCCGCCGCTGGTTCCACGTGGGGCCGGTCTCCTTCCAGCCGGTCGAGCTGGCGAAGTTCTCGCTCGTGCTCTATCTCGCCGCGTTCCTCACCCGGCGGCAGGAGTCGGTGGCCCGATTCACCGAGGGACTCTTGCCGGTGCTGCTGGTGGCCGGCGGGATGGCCGCGCTCACGCTGCTGCAGCCCGATCTGGGCAACAGCCTGGCCCTGATCATCCTCACGCTGGCCCTCGCCTACCTGGCCGGCGCGCGCGTGCACCACATGGCCCTGATCGCGGCCGCGGCGCTGCCGGTGGTGATCGCCCTCATCGCGATGAAGCCGTACCGCTGGCGGCGGATGGTGGCGTTCATGGATCCCTGGGACGACCCGCGGGGCATCGGCTTCCAGATCATCCAGTCGTTCCTGGCCCTGGGCTCGGGCGGCTGGCTCGGGGTCGGGCTCGGCGACTCGAAGCAGAAGCTCTTCTACCTGCCCGAGCCCTACACCGACTTCATCTTCTCGATCATCGGCGAGGAGCTGGGCCTGGTCGGCACCACCGCGATCCTGACCCTCTTCGCGCTGCTCATCTGGCGCGGGCTGCGCGTGGGGCTGCGGGCCCCCGACGCCTTCGGCGCCTATCTGGCCCTGGGCCTCACCATCATGCTGGCCACCCAGACCCTCGTGAACATCGGGGTGGTGACCGGCGCGCTGCCCACCAAGGGGCTGCCGCTGCCGTTCATCTCCTTCGGCGGGTCCGCGCTGCTCATGACCATGTTCTCGGCCGGCGTGCTGCTCAACATCTCGCAGCATGGAACCGGCGACCGAGAGCTGTACTCGAGAAGGTCGGCGTGA
- the murD gene encoding UDP-N-acetylmuramoyl-L-alanine--D-glutamate ligase gives MATTVILRRDVTYQVGIFVSGDGTRGVPYRESLAGKTTAVVGLAKSGVAAARLLRRLGARVLASDSSPLEALTADARALDREGCALWAGGHPDDAFRGAELVVVSPGVPLELPALAAVRARGVPIIGELELAWRVMEADTIAITGTNGKTTTTALTGELLRTQVRPVLVGGNIGTPLAEHALEFPGDGIVVAETSSFQLDTIERFRPRVGVILNITPDHLDRHGTFERYVDAKARLFANQGPTDCAVLNADDPVTAGLAGRTRGRVIWFSRTTPLAHGVFIYDGWIVAKLNGTTERICPVSEITLRGQHNVENVLAATACALWTGMAPSAIRRGIGAFRGVAHRIERVHDDRGVVYYNDSKGTNVDSTIKALESFTEPVVLIAGGKGKGQDFAPLAEAARGRVRRAILIGEDRDKIRIALETAGMSAESADSLEDAVRRARDAARAGDVVLLSPACASFDMFRNFEHRGDVFKSVVRALLG, from the coding sequence ATGGCGACGACGGTCATCCTGCGGCGAGACGTCACCTATCAGGTGGGGATCTTCGTGAGCGGCGACGGGACGCGCGGCGTGCCGTATCGCGAGTCGCTCGCGGGCAAGACCACCGCGGTCGTGGGGCTGGCCAAGAGCGGCGTGGCCGCGGCGCGGCTGCTGAGGCGCCTCGGCGCGCGCGTGCTCGCCTCCGACTCGAGCCCGCTCGAGGCGCTGACCGCGGACGCCCGCGCGCTGGACCGCGAGGGCTGCGCGCTCTGGGCGGGCGGGCATCCCGACGACGCCTTCCGGGGCGCGGAGCTGGTCGTGGTGAGCCCGGGGGTGCCGCTCGAGCTGCCCGCGCTGGCCGCGGTGCGCGCGCGCGGGGTGCCCATCATCGGCGAGCTGGAGCTGGCCTGGCGGGTGATGGAGGCCGACACCATCGCGATCACCGGCACCAACGGCAAGACCACCACCACCGCGCTGACCGGCGAGCTGCTGCGCACCCAGGTGCGGCCGGTGCTGGTGGGCGGCAACATCGGCACGCCCCTCGCCGAGCACGCGCTGGAGTTCCCGGGCGACGGGATCGTGGTCGCGGAGACCTCCAGCTTCCAGCTCGACACGATCGAGCGCTTCCGGCCGCGCGTGGGGGTCATCCTCAACATCACCCCGGATCATCTCGACCGCCACGGCACCTTCGAGCGCTACGTCGACGCGAAGGCACGCCTGTTCGCCAACCAGGGGCCCACCGACTGCGCGGTGCTGAACGCGGACGACCCGGTCACCGCCGGGCTCGCCGGGCGCACGCGCGGGCGCGTCATCTGGTTCAGCCGCACCACCCCGCTCGCCCACGGGGTGTTCATCTACGACGGCTGGATCGTGGCCAAGCTCAACGGCACCACCGAGCGCATCTGTCCGGTGAGCGAGATCACCCTGCGCGGCCAGCACAACGTGGAGAACGTCCTGGCCGCGACCGCGTGCGCGCTCTGGACCGGCATGGCGCCCTCCGCGATCCGTCGGGGCATCGGGGCCTTCCGTGGGGTGGCCCACCGTATCGAGCGGGTGCACGACGACCGCGGCGTGGTCTACTACAACGACTCCAAGGGCACCAACGTCGACTCCACCATCAAGGCGCTCGAGAGCTTCACCGAGCCGGTGGTGCTGATCGCGGGGGGCAAGGGCAAGGGGCAGGACTTCGCGCCGCTCGCCGAGGCGGCCCGCGGGCGGGTGCGGCGGGCGATCCTGATCGGGGAGGACCGGGACAAGATCCGGATCGCCCTGGAGACGGCCGGTATGTCCGCGGAATCCGCGGACTCGTTGGAGGACGCGGTGCGCCGGGCGCGCGACGCGGCGCGAGCGGGCGACGTGGTGCTCCTGTCCCCGGCGTGCGCCTCCTTCGACATGTTCCGCAACTTCGAGCACCGCGGCGACGTGTTCAAGTCCGTGGTGCGGGCGCTGCTCGGCTGA
- the mraY gene encoding phospho-N-acetylmuramoyl-pentapeptide-transferase, whose protein sequence is MLYELLVPLAKYHTAFNVFRYITFRTAMATVTALVISFILGPWLINRLRQMQHGGSSIREDTPERHQKTKAGTPTMGGIGILVAILVSTLLWANLRNRYVWVLVLATAGLGLIGLKDDWHKLKTRKGISARQKLGAQILLVGALMGWIYVWPPDGFTTSVVIPFFKGWLLTFGWLWLPFAILVVVGASNAVNLTDGLDGLAIGPIVTAGGAFAVIAYLTGNFRAAEYLRILNVKGTGELTIFCGALVGAALGFLWFNSYPAQVFMGDVGSLALGGSLGTLAVVTKSELLLPLIGGIYVVEAASVIIQVASFKLTGRRVFRMAPLHHHYEIKGWAEPKIIVRFWIVSIMLALLALTTLKLR, encoded by the coding sequence ATGCTGTACGAGCTGCTCGTGCCGCTGGCCAAGTACCACACCGCGTTCAACGTGTTCCGGTACATCACCTTCCGGACCGCGATGGCCACCGTGACCGCGCTCGTCATCTCCTTCATCCTGGGGCCCTGGCTCATCAACCGGCTGCGCCAGATGCAGCACGGCGGCTCCTCGATCCGCGAAGACACGCCGGAGCGGCACCAGAAGACCAAGGCGGGCACGCCGACCATGGGCGGGATCGGCATCCTGGTGGCGATCCTCGTCTCCACGCTGCTCTGGGCCAACCTGCGCAATCGCTACGTGTGGGTCCTGGTGCTGGCCACCGCGGGCCTCGGCCTGATCGGGCTCAAGGACGACTGGCACAAGCTCAAGACCCGCAAGGGCATCTCGGCCCGTCAGAAGCTCGGCGCCCAGATCCTGCTGGTCGGCGCGCTCATGGGCTGGATCTACGTGTGGCCGCCCGACGGCTTCACCACCTCGGTGGTGATCCCGTTCTTCAAGGGGTGGCTCCTGACCTTCGGCTGGCTCTGGCTGCCCTTCGCGATCCTGGTGGTCGTGGGCGCCTCGAACGCGGTGAACCTCACCGACGGCCTCGACGGCCTGGCCATCGGGCCGATCGTGACCGCGGGCGGTGCCTTCGCGGTGATCGCGTACCTCACCGGCAACTTCCGGGCCGCCGAGTACCTGCGCATCCTGAACGTCAAGGGCACCGGGGAGCTGACCATCTTCTGCGGCGCGCTGGTGGGCGCCGCGCTGGGCTTCCTCTGGTTCAACAGCTACCCGGCCCAGGTCTTCATGGGCGACGTGGGCTCGCTGGCCCTGGGCGGAAGCCTCGGCACGCTGGCGGTGGTGACCAAGTCGGAGCTGCTGCTGCCCCTGATCGGCGGCATCTACGTGGTGGAGGCGGCCTCGGTCATCATCCAGGTCGCGTCGTTCAAGTTGACGGGGCGGCGCGTGTTCCGCATGGCGCCGTTGCATCACCACTACGAGATCAAGGGCTGGGCGGAGCCCAAGATCATCGTCCGCTTCTGGATCGTGTCCATCATGCTGGCGCTTCTGGCCCTGACCACACTCAAGCTCCGCTAG
- the murF gene encoding UDP-N-acetylmuramoyl-tripeptide--D-alanyl-D-alanine ligase, with product MAPLSVEDIVRGTQGALVAGDLGVPVIGVSIDSRRLTIGEAFFAIRAARDGHDFLRDAAARGASCLVVHNLPDDMPPSVPTVLVDDTTRALGRLAAYHRARFDVPVAAVTGSNGKTTTKEMMAGVLAALGPVLKPEGSFNNQWGLPLTLLRLSPEHRAMALELGANTPGEIESLAAICRPTVGVVTVVQGAHTEFFGSLDGVAHEKSALVRAIPPDGAVVLNADDPRVLAMHTQSRARVLYFSTRPGADVVAASPAVDGPDGLRFTLAIGQARRPLQLAFAGRHNVTNALAAAGVGRALGLSIEQIALGLESARPVKGRCVWRPAGRLRILDDTYNANPGSVGAALETLAATSEGCRRVVVFGDMLELGDSSESAHREMGRAVAASGAAEFVGLGRWAQVAVEAARAAGLAESHHVTTFEDAVALLLKRLAPGDAVLVKGSRGMRMERVVDALVARFGGDDA from the coding sequence GTGGCGCCGCTGAGCGTGGAGGACATCGTGCGCGGCACCCAGGGCGCCCTGGTGGCGGGCGACCTGGGCGTCCCGGTGATCGGCGTCAGCATCGACAGCCGCCGGCTCACCATCGGCGAGGCGTTCTTCGCGATCCGGGCCGCCCGCGACGGCCACGACTTCCTGCGCGACGCGGCGGCGCGCGGGGCGAGCTGTCTGGTCGTCCACAACCTGCCGGACGACATGCCGCCCTCGGTGCCGACGGTCCTGGTGGATGACACCACCCGCGCCCTCGGGCGCCTGGCCGCCTATCATCGCGCGCGGTTCGACGTGCCGGTGGCCGCGGTCACGGGCTCCAACGGCAAGACCACCACCAAGGAGATGATGGCGGGCGTGCTCGCCGCGCTGGGCCCGGTGCTCAAGCCCGAGGGCAGCTTCAACAACCAGTGGGGCCTGCCCCTGACCCTGCTCCGCCTCTCACCCGAGCATCGGGCGATGGCGCTCGAGCTGGGCGCCAACACGCCGGGCGAGATCGAATCGCTGGCCGCGATCTGCCGGCCGACCGTGGGGGTGGTGACCGTCGTGCAGGGCGCCCACACCGAGTTCTTCGGCTCGCTGGACGGCGTGGCCCACGAGAAGAGCGCGCTGGTGCGCGCGATTCCGCCCGACGGCGCGGTGGTGCTGAACGCCGACGACCCGCGCGTGCTCGCCATGCACACGCAGAGCCGGGCGCGCGTGCTCTACTTCAGCACGCGGCCGGGCGCCGACGTGGTCGCGGCGAGCCCCGCGGTGGACGGGCCCGACGGCCTCCGGTTCACGCTGGCCATCGGCCAGGCCCGGCGGCCGCTGCAGCTCGCCTTCGCGGGCCGCCACAACGTGACCAACGCGCTGGCCGCCGCGGGCGTGGGCCGCGCGCTCGGTCTGTCGATCGAGCAGATCGCGCTCGGGCTCGAGTCCGCACGGCCGGTGAAGGGCCGCTGCGTCTGGCGTCCCGCCGGCCGCCTCCGCATCCTCGACGACACCTACAACGCCAATCCCGGCTCGGTCGGCGCCGCGCTGGAGACGCTCGCGGCCACCTCCGAGGGGTGCCGGCGCGTGGTGGTCTTCGGCGACATGCTCGAGCTGGGCGACAGCAGCGAGTCCGCGCACCGGGAGATGGGCCGCGCGGTCGCCGCCTCCGGGGCCGCCGAGTTCGTGGGCCTGGGCCGCTGGGCGCAGGTCGCGGTCGAGGCCGCGCGGGCGGCCGGGCTCGCCGAGAGCCACCACGTGACCACGTTCGAGGATGCGGTGGCGCTGCTGCTCAAGCGGCTGGCGCCCGGCGACGCGGTGCTCGTCAAGGGCTCCCGGGGCATGCGCATGGAGCGCGTGGTGGACGCGCTCGTGGCCCGCTTCGGAGGAGACGATGCCTGA
- a CDS encoding UDP-N-acetylmuramoyl-L-alanyl-D-glutamate--2,6-diaminopimelate ligase has product MPTTTLLDALTEKTVLGRAPARVTGVAYDSRKVRAGELFVAIPGFKQDGRRFAADALGRGATIVVAEGEDPLPESPTARVLVPSSRAALARLADAYHGHPSQRLTVVGITGTNGKTTTSLLVEALLAAGGRPTGVIGTIEYRVGGQVESASQTTPEALELQALLARMVRANVGGVVMEVSSHALALHRVDGIEFDVAVFTNLTQDHLDFHGTLESYRDAKARLFSALAVGRKPRRAAVVNVDDPAGAAMIRAASADPGVRRLTFGLSERADLHPRRWESGMGGIRLEVASAGGVIEIVSPLVGEHNVMNLLGAIGVGLSLDMEPRRIGEILSRVSTVPGRFERVEAGQRFLVVVDYAHTPDALENVLGTARKLLRPGARLGVVFGCGGDRDRGKRPIMGGIAARLADRAWVTSDNPRSERPEAILAEIETGIPAEAAGRHESIADRRRAIQSAVAWAREGDVVVIAGKGHETYQIIGGTTLPFDDRDVARAALVERGGPGGEAWRR; this is encoded by the coding sequence GTGCCCACGACCACGCTGCTCGACGCGCTGACCGAGAAGACGGTGCTGGGCAGAGCGCCCGCGCGCGTCACCGGCGTGGCCTACGACTCGCGCAAGGTCCGGGCCGGGGAGCTCTTCGTGGCGATCCCCGGCTTCAAGCAGGACGGCCGGCGCTTCGCCGCCGACGCGCTCGGCCGGGGGGCCACCATCGTGGTCGCGGAGGGCGAGGATCCGCTGCCGGAAAGCCCGACCGCGCGGGTGCTGGTGCCGTCCAGCCGCGCCGCGCTCGCCCGGCTGGCCGACGCCTATCACGGCCATCCCTCGCAGCGGCTGACCGTGGTCGGCATCACCGGCACGAACGGCAAGACCACCACCTCGCTGCTGGTCGAGGCTCTGCTCGCCGCGGGCGGGCGACCGACCGGCGTGATCGGCACGATCGAGTACCGGGTCGGCGGTCAGGTCGAGAGCGCGAGCCAGACCACGCCGGAGGCGCTCGAGCTGCAGGCCCTGCTCGCGCGCATGGTGCGGGCGAACGTGGGTGGGGTGGTCATGGAGGTCTCCTCGCACGCGCTGGCGCTGCACCGGGTGGACGGCATCGAGTTCGACGTCGCGGTCTTCACCAACCTGACTCAGGACCATCTCGACTTCCACGGCACGCTCGAGTCGTACCGGGACGCGAAGGCGCGGCTGTTCTCGGCGCTGGCCGTCGGGCGGAAGCCCCGGCGCGCGGCGGTCGTCAACGTGGACGATCCGGCGGGCGCCGCCATGATCCGGGCGGCGTCGGCCGACCCGGGAGTCCGGCGCCTCACGTTCGGCCTGTCGGAGCGGGCCGACCTGCATCCGCGCCGCTGGGAGTCGGGCATGGGCGGCATCCGCCTGGAGGTCGCCTCCGCGGGCGGCGTCATCGAGATCGTCTCGCCGCTGGTCGGCGAGCACAACGTGATGAATCTCCTGGGGGCCATCGGCGTCGGACTGTCCCTGGACATGGAGCCGCGGCGGATCGGCGAGATTCTCTCCCGGGTCTCGACGGTGCCCGGGCGCTTCGAGCGGGTCGAGGCCGGTCAGCGCTTCCTGGTGGTCGTCGACTACGCCCACACGCCCGACGCTCTCGAGAACGTGCTCGGCACCGCACGCAAGCTCCTGCGGCCGGGCGCGCGCCTGGGGGTGGTCTTCGGGTGCGGCGGCGATCGCGACCGCGGGAAGCGACCGATCATGGGCGGCATCGCCGCGCGGCTGGCCGACCGGGCCTGGGTGACCTCCGACAATCCGCGCAGCGAGCGGCCGGAGGCGATCCTGGCCGAGATCGAGACCGGCATCCCCGCGGAGGCGGCGGGCCGTCACGAGTCCATCGCGGACCGCCGGCGGGCCATCCAATCCGCGGTGGCGTGGGCGCGCGAGGGCGACGTGGTGGTCATCGCCGGGAAGGGGCACGAGACCTACCAGATCATCGGCGGGACGACGCTGCCGTTCGACGATCGAGACGTGGCGCGCGCCGCGCTGGTGGAGCGGGGCGGCCCCGGAGGCGAGGCGTGGCGCCGCTGA
- a CDS encoding penicillin-binding transpeptidase domain-containing protein yields MTEQRAEGLRSRALILAACLACAFLGLLARLGYLQVYKHDEYARLAENQHAKTVPLHAKRGPILDRNGQPLAVSSRADTLYVTPGKVEHAPRLAARLSPILGEPIRDVLRRLTVSKKFAPVRRRLTPDMARAVLDLKDPSLTMVDDTMRLYPNRELAAQLVGFEGAEGKGLAGIEQAWDTHLAGAEGRAVVERDALGREVTGAPIVLKPAVPGQGVVLTIDATIQYLAEKEVDAAWRRTRAKSAMAVAMDPRTGEILAMAIRPTYNPNAFGVSTDEDRRARAVTDPFEPGSTFKVIMAASALQEGVVRPTDRIYGENGAITVANATIHDWKKYGWLTFTEVLQNSSNVGSIKVGLQIGKERYYKYMTAFGFGSPTNLGLPGESRGQLRPPTQWSGLSLATMSIGQEISVTAVQMVAAFGAVANGGRLMQPQIIRATLDAQGRELRSFEPKAVRQVISPDTARTLTEMMVNVVANGTGHNAAIPGYEVAGKTGTAQKMDPATRRYSRAPGVLSFVGFVPADDPRLVMIVLLDEPKNEKWGSEAAAPIFSAIGRETLRYLNVAPRDSSPVPIVRGEMAAVAPARPRPSALAAPQPGPPLVTAGASEPADGAAVMPRVAGLSLRQALEALAPLGVGLEISGRGVVTAQSPLPGAPLPAGTTCRLQLTPPVGRTMTAVPASFRQ; encoded by the coding sequence ATGACCGAGCAGCGGGCCGAGGGCCTGAGAAGCCGCGCGCTGATTCTCGCCGCGTGCCTCGCCTGTGCCTTCCTCGGTCTCCTCGCCCGCCTCGGCTACCTGCAGGTCTACAAGCACGACGAGTACGCGCGCCTCGCCGAGAATCAGCACGCCAAGACGGTGCCGCTGCACGCGAAGCGCGGCCCCATCCTCGACCGCAACGGGCAGCCGCTCGCCGTCTCCTCCCGGGCCGACACCCTCTACGTGACGCCGGGAAAGGTCGAGCACGCGCCGCGGCTGGCCGCGCGGCTGTCTCCGATCCTCGGCGAGCCCATCCGCGACGTGTTGCGACGGCTGACCGTCTCCAAGAAGTTCGCGCCGGTGCGGCGCCGCCTCACTCCTGACATGGCGCGCGCGGTGCTGGATCTCAAGGATCCGTCGCTGACCATGGTGGACGACACCATGCGGCTCTACCCGAACCGGGAGCTGGCCGCGCAGCTGGTCGGCTTCGAGGGCGCCGAGGGCAAGGGGCTGGCCGGCATCGAGCAGGCGTGGGACACGCACCTGGCCGGCGCCGAGGGGCGCGCGGTGGTCGAGCGCGACGCGCTCGGGCGCGAGGTGACCGGCGCGCCCATCGTGCTCAAGCCGGCGGTGCCGGGCCAGGGGGTCGTGCTCACCATCGACGCGACCATCCAGTACCTGGCCGAGAAGGAGGTGGACGCGGCGTGGCGGCGGACGCGGGCCAAGTCGGCGATGGCGGTGGCGATGGATCCGCGCACCGGCGAGATCCTCGCGATGGCCATCCGTCCCACCTACAACCCGAACGCGTTCGGCGTGTCCACCGACGAAGACCGCCGCGCCCGCGCGGTCACCGATCCGTTCGAGCCGGGCTCGACGTTCAAGGTGATCATGGCCGCCTCCGCGCTGCAGGAGGGCGTCGTCCGGCCGACCGATCGGATCTACGGTGAGAACGGCGCGATCACGGTGGCCAACGCCACCATCCACGACTGGAAGAAGTACGGCTGGCTCACCTTCACCGAGGTGCTCCAGAACTCCTCCAACGTGGGCTCGATCAAGGTCGGTCTGCAGATCGGCAAGGAGCGCTACTACAAGTACATGACCGCCTTCGGCTTCGGCTCGCCGACCAACCTGGGCCTGCCGGGCGAGAGCCGCGGCCAGCTGCGGCCGCCGACCCAGTGGTCGGGACTGTCGCTGGCCACCATGTCGATCGGGCAGGAGATCTCGGTCACCGCGGTGCAGATGGTGGCCGCCTTCGGGGCGGTGGCCAACGGCGGCCGCCTCATGCAGCCGCAGATCATCCGGGCGACCCTGGACGCGCAGGGACGCGAGCTGCGCTCGTTCGAGCCCAAGGCGGTCCGCCAGGTGATCAGCCCCGACACCGCGCGCACCCTGACCGAGATGATGGTCAACGTGGTCGCCAACGGCACCGGTCACAACGCGGCGATCCCCGGCTACGAGGTGGCGGGCAAGACCGGCACCGCCCAGAAGATGGATCCCGCGACCCGGCGCTACTCGCGCGCGCCCGGCGTGCTGTCCTTCGTGGGCTTCGTGCCCGCCGACGATCCGCGGCTGGTCATGATCGTCCTGCTCGACGAGCCCAAGAACGAGAAGTGGGGCAGCGAGGCGGCCGCCCCCATCTTCTCGGCGATCGGCCGCGAGACGCTGCGGTATCTCAACGTCGCGCCGCGAGATAGCAGCCCGGTGCCGATCGTGCGCGGGGAGATGGCCGCGGTCGCTCCGGCCCGGCCCCGCCCGAGCGCGCTCGCCGCGCCTCAGCCCGGGCCGCCGCTGGTGACCGCCGGGGCCTCCGAGCCGGCCGACGGCGCCGCCGTCATGCCCCGCGTCGCCGGCCTGTCGCTGCGCCAGGCCCTGGAGGCGCTTGCGCCGCTCGGAGTGGGCCTCGAGATCTCCGGCCGCGGCGTGGTCACCGCCCAGTCGCCCCTGCCGGGCGCGCCCCTGCCGGCGGGGACCACGTGCCGGCTGCAGCTGACGCCTCCGGTCGGCCGGACGATGACCGCGGTCCCGGCGAGCTTCCGCCAGTGA
- a CDS encoding cell division protein FtsL → MSTRAHRRSAPQSHWGREHRARQQEAVRRHRPTDRRRLRSMATAVAAAGLAVALVLGVVGLRVQQVRMSYRLDALRQHRADLEETNRRLRVEMATLRSLSRIEGKARTELGMIAPARDQVRLAREFVPGGAGAAAALDRPSVVAERADTRNVGVR, encoded by the coding sequence ATGAGCACCCGGGCCCATCGACGTAGCGCTCCGCAGTCCCACTGGGGTCGCGAGCATCGCGCGCGGCAGCAGGAAGCGGTCCGTCGCCATCGCCCCACCGATCGCCGACGGCTGCGCTCCATGGCCACCGCGGTGGCCGCGGCCGGCCTCGCGGTCGCGCTCGTGCTCGGCGTGGTCGGCCTGCGCGTCCAGCAGGTGCGCATGTCGTACCGCCTCGACGCGCTCCGGCAACATCGCGCCGATCTCGAGGAGACCAACCGGCGCCTCCGCGTCGAGATGGCCACCCTGCGGTCGCTCTCGCGCATCGAGGGCAAGGCGCGCACCGAGCTGGGCATGATCGCGCCCGCCCGCGATCAGGTGAGGCTCGCCCGCGAGTTCGTGCCGGGTGGGGCCGGCGCCGCCGCCGCCCTCGATCGGCCGTCGGTGGTCGCGGAGCGGGCGGACACGCGCAACGTCGGAGTCCGCTAG
- the rsmH gene encoding 16S rRNA (cytosine(1402)-N(4))-methyltransferase RsmH, with translation MLADEVTFLLRPRSGGWLVDGTVGMGGHAERLLERAGGDTRLLGIDRDPDALVRAARRLARFGARVVLEHGSFRHLGALASRAGVEQATAVLLDLGLSSYQIDESGRGFSFQGAEPLDMRFDPTEGRTAAELLSRLTAEEIARVLIEFGEERHAHRIARALVEQRRRAPVRTAADLVSVVKRAVPRAAWSRRTHVATRTFQAVRMAVNDEPDALAEALPQAAALLEDGGRLGVISFHSGEDRVVKRAFRSLAGRGFVELEPSPVTAGREETAHNPRARSAKLRVLARQEAA, from the coding sequence GTGCTCGCCGACGAAGTCACGTTCCTCCTGCGCCCGCGATCCGGCGGCTGGCTCGTGGACGGCACCGTCGGCATGGGCGGGCACGCGGAGCGGCTGCTCGAGCGCGCGGGCGGCGACACGCGCCTGCTCGGCATCGACCGCGATCCGGACGCGCTCGTGCGCGCGGCGCGCCGCCTCGCCCGCTTCGGGGCGCGGGTCGTGCTCGAGCACGGCAGCTTCCGTCATCTCGGCGCGCTCGCCTCGCGCGCGGGGGTGGAGCAGGCCACCGCGGTGCTGCTCGACCTCGGGCTGTCGTCGTACCAGATCGACGAATCGGGCCGCGGCTTCTCGTTCCAGGGAGCCGAGCCGCTGGACATGCGCTTCGATCCCACCGAGGGGCGCACCGCCGCCGAGCTGCTCTCGCGACTCACCGCCGAGGAGATCGCGCGCGTGCTGATCGAGTTCGGAGAAGAGCGTCACGCCCATCGCATCGCCCGCGCCCTCGTCGAGCAGCGACGCCGCGCGCCGGTGCGGACCGCCGCCGACCTGGTGTCGGTGGTGAAGCGCGCGGTTCCGCGCGCGGCCTGGTCCAGGCGCACCCACGTGGCCACTCGCACCTTCCAGGCGGTGCGGATGGCCGTCAACGACGAGCCGGACGCGCTCGCGGAGGCGCTGCCCCAGGCGGCGGCCCTTCTCGAGGACGGCGGACGGCTGGGCGTCATCTCCTTCCACTCGGGCGAGGACCGGGTGGTCAAGCGGGCGTTCCGCTCGCTGGCGGGCCGAGGCTTCGTCGAGCTCGAGCCCTCGCCGGTGACCGCGGGCCGCGAGGAGACGGCGCACAACCCACGCGCGCGCAGCGCCAAGCTGCGGGTGCTGGCGCGGCAGGAGGCGGCATGA
- the mraZ gene encoding division/cell wall cluster transcriptional repressor MraZ, with protein MFRGHFRHTIDPKGRLSIPSKFREGLRESGSERLVIAPNGKSLDVYPEDKWRELEEKVAQLPKLDPDRRQFQHVYLSAGLDVMLDPHGRIQILQDYRERSGLAKNVLIVGMLDYFEIWDEARWDMHQREASPLDDVRARLAAKGV; from the coding sequence GTGTTTCGGGGACATTTCAGGCACACGATCGACCCGAAAGGGCGGCTCAGCATCCCGTCGAAATTCCGCGAGGGACTGCGCGAGTCCGGCAGCGAGCGTCTCGTGATCGCCCCCAACGGCAAATCCCTCGACGTGTATCCGGAAGACAAGTGGCGCGAGCTCGAGGAGAAAGTCGCGCAGCTCCCGAAGCTCGATCCGGATCGGCGTCAGTTCCAGCACGTGTATCTCTCCGCCGGCCTCGACGTGATGCTCGATCCGCACGGCCGCATCCAGATCCTGCAGGACTATCGCGAGCGCAGCGGGCTCGCGAAGAACGTGCTCATCGTCGGCATGCTCGACTACTTCGAGATCTGGGACGAGGCGCGCTGGGACATGCACCAGCGCGAAGCCTCGCCGCTCGACGACGTGCGCGCGCGGCTCGCCGCGAAGGGCGTCTGA